ACATCCATTTCTGCCAGTTTGTGGTAATCCACCTCATCTATTTCACCATCTAAAGTTGGAATAGGATCTCCATGAGGATCATATTTAGGCATACCTAAATATTTGTCTATTCCGTGTTCAAATTCTTCTGAGATAACATGTTCAAGCCGGTCAGCCTCTTCATGCACTTTGTCCCATGAGAAATGAAGCGCTTCAACTAAGAATAATTCCAGAAGGCGATGTCTGCGAATAACTTTCAAGGCAAGCTTTT
This DNA window, taken from bacterium, encodes the following:
- a CDS encoding metal-dependent transcriptional regulator; translated protein: KLALKVIRRHRLLELFLVEALHFSWDKVHEEADRLEHVISEEFEHGIDKYLGMPKYDPHGDPIPTLDGEIDEVDYHKLAEMDVGDTCQIIRVTDSQRLLQLMQKMDIGLNATLIIKEKEVFDGSIIVKINGKKEHFLSREVASNIFVKKAGKI